The following are encoded in a window of Thalassotalea insulae genomic DNA:
- a CDS encoding aminoacyl-histidine dipeptidase, giving the protein MSSLAHLQPNKLWQIFEHICSIPHPSKHEQKISAWIQSWATEQGLNVEEDEVGNLLISKAATPGMEDRRGAILQAHMDMVPQKNSDKDHDFLTDPIQPLIIEENGMPWVTADGTTLGADNGVGLASALAVLASDDIAHGPLEVLVTIDEEAGMTGAFGLQPHWLKGDILINTDSEQEGEVYMGCAGGIDGNAKFMLSFDQVAPDYQAFNLSISGLKGGHSGVDIDTGRANACLLLVRFLLTMAEKYDLQLTELNGGSLRNAIPREADASFVINKTQIEAFKQDLADYLAIIRLNFKAVETDIEMLLISPETFEQCWSKECQTTILRALNACPNGVQRMSDDIEGIVETSLNLGVLRTKGNRFEAMTLIRSLHDDGRLAAQTIVDSVFKLAGADIHFSGAYPGWKPNTDSTIMKVVRDTYQSLFNKIPEIMVIHAGLECGLFKTAYPQWDMVSFGPTIKFPHSPDEKVDVTTVEQYWQLLVAVLKNIPAR; this is encoded by the coding sequence GTGAGTAGCCTTGCACATTTACAACCGAACAAACTATGGCAAATTTTTGAACACATTTGTTCAATACCGCATCCATCGAAACATGAACAAAAAATTTCTGCCTGGATCCAGTCATGGGCAACAGAGCAAGGTTTAAACGTAGAGGAAGATGAAGTCGGCAACCTGCTGATCAGCAAAGCGGCTACACCTGGTATGGAAGATCGACGAGGCGCAATTTTGCAAGCTCATATGGATATGGTGCCACAGAAAAACTCAGACAAAGATCATGATTTTTTAACCGATCCAATCCAGCCATTAATCATTGAAGAAAATGGTATGCCTTGGGTAACGGCAGACGGCACTACACTAGGTGCCGACAATGGTGTTGGCCTGGCATCTGCACTAGCAGTATTAGCAAGTGATGACATAGCTCATGGCCCACTGGAAGTGTTAGTCACTATCGATGAAGAAGCCGGTATGACCGGTGCGTTTGGCCTACAGCCGCACTGGTTAAAAGGCGACATTCTGATCAACACAGATTCAGAACAAGAAGGCGAAGTCTATATGGGCTGCGCCGGTGGAATTGATGGTAATGCCAAATTTATGCTCAGTTTTGATCAAGTTGCACCCGACTATCAGGCGTTTAACTTATCAATCTCCGGATTAAAAGGTGGTCACTCCGGCGTCGATATTGATACTGGTCGTGCTAATGCCTGTCTACTATTAGTGCGCTTTCTATTAACTATGGCTGAAAAGTATGATCTGCAATTAACCGAGCTCAATGGCGGTAGTTTACGCAACGCTATTCCAAGAGAAGCAGATGCCAGTTTTGTTATAAACAAAACGCAAATAGAAGCATTCAAACAAGATTTAGCGGATTATTTAGCAATAATTAGGTTAAATTTCAAAGCAGTAGAAACTGATATTGAGATGCTGCTGATCTCACCAGAAACGTTTGAACAGTGCTGGAGTAAAGAATGCCAAACAACCATACTTAGAGCGTTAAATGCCTGTCCTAACGGTGTGCAACGCATGAGTGACGATATCGAAGGCATAGTCGAAACCTCACTAAATCTTGGGGTATTAAGAACTAAGGGTAATAGATTTGAAGCCATGACCTTGATTCGCAGCCTACATGATGATGGCCGTTTAGCCGCACAAACCATAGTAGATTCTGTATTTAAACTCGCGGGTGCTGACATTCATTTTTCAGGTGCTTACCCTGGCTGGAAGCCAAACACTGATTCGACCATTATGAAAGTAGTCAGAGACACTTATCAGTCACTGTTTAATAAGATTCCAGAGATCATGGTCATTCATGCAGGTTTGGAATGCGGATTATTTAAAACGGCTTATCCTCAGTGGGATATGGTGTCATTTGGCCCGACGATTAAATTCCCACATTCTCCGGATGAAAAGGTTGATGTCACAACGGTTGAGCAATATTGGCAGTTATTAGTGGCGGTATTAAAAAATATTCCGGCACGTTAG
- the slmA gene encoding nucleoid occlusion factor SlmA: MSVTQKPNRKQQILECLALMLQSSPGERITTAKLAAEVGVSEAALYRHFPSKARMFEGLIEFIEESIFSRINLILTDHKEALVRCHHILHVLLVFAERNPGMCRILSGDALMGENERLRTRVNQFFEKLESQFKQVLRERKLREGKGFDINEQALANILVAFAEGKVAAYVRSGFNKKPSESFNEQWQFLMASK; encoded by the coding sequence ATGTCGGTTACTCAAAAGCCAAACCGTAAACAACAAATTTTAGAATGTTTAGCATTAATGCTGCAAAGCAGCCCTGGTGAACGCATTACTACCGCTAAACTCGCGGCAGAAGTTGGTGTTTCAGAGGCAGCGTTATATCGACATTTTCCGTCAAAAGCCCGAATGTTTGAAGGTTTAATTGAATTTATTGAAGAATCGATTTTTTCACGTATCAACCTGATCTTAACTGACCATAAAGAGGCTTTGGTGCGCTGTCATCATATTCTCCATGTATTATTAGTATTTGCTGAGCGTAATCCGGGGATGTGCCGTATTTTATCTGGCGATGCACTTATGGGTGAAAACGAGCGTTTACGAACCCGAGTCAATCAATTTTTTGAAAAGCTCGAATCACAATTTAAACAGGTACTGAGAGAACGTAAACTCAGAGAAGGCAAAGGTTTTGACATTAATGAACAGGCATTAGCCAATATCCTAGTTGCCTTTGCCGAAGGAAAAGTTGCTGCTTATGTCCGCTCAGGCTTTAATAAAAAACCAAGTGAGAGCTTTAATGAGCAATGGCAATTTTTAATGGCCAGTAAATAG
- the coaBC gene encoding bifunctional phosphopantothenoylcysteine decarboxylase/phosphopantothenate--cysteine ligase CoaBC, translated as MQTLQEKNIVLGITGGIAAYKIPELVRRLKEHGANIRVVMTEGAKAFITPLTLQAVSGNTVSDNLLDTEAELAMGHIELAKWADLVLIAPATANTIAKITHGHAEDILSTLVLATPAPIFIAPAMNQQMWHATATQENIATLNNRKINIWGPGQGEQACGDVGFGRMLEVTELVERVCALYQNDKLSGQHWVITAGPTREAIDPVRYISNHSSGKMGFSLAQAAQQAGANVTLIAGPVHLNTPQSVKRIDVESAEQMHKQALTYANEATVFISCAAVADYRVAQIADHKIKKTDDNQEMQIKLVKNPDIVADVAQLTNKPYTVGFAAETQNIEQYALDKLKRKNLDLIAANNVATSGQGFNSDNNALTVYSTNNKFDIDLADKSLVAQQLVALIAEQLD; from the coding sequence ATGCAAACTCTTCAGGAAAAAAATATTGTTCTCGGCATCACAGGTGGTATTGCTGCTTATAAGATTCCGGAGTTAGTACGCCGGCTAAAAGAGCATGGTGCCAATATCCGTGTGGTAATGACCGAAGGTGCGAAAGCGTTTATTACCCCGTTAACACTGCAAGCCGTTTCAGGTAATACGGTGTCAGACAATTTACTTGATACTGAAGCAGAGCTGGCGATGGGACACATTGAATTAGCAAAATGGGCTGATCTGGTATTAATTGCACCGGCAACAGCTAATACTATCGCGAAAATTACCCACGGACATGCTGAAGATATACTCTCAACACTAGTATTAGCTACGCCAGCGCCAATATTTATCGCGCCGGCAATGAATCAGCAAATGTGGCATGCAACGGCAACACAAGAAAATATCGCCACACTGAACAACAGAAAAATTAATATCTGGGGACCTGGACAAGGCGAGCAAGCCTGTGGTGATGTTGGCTTTGGCCGTATGCTGGAAGTAACTGAATTAGTTGAACGCGTTTGTGCTTTATACCAAAACGATAAGCTCTCAGGTCAACACTGGGTGATAACTGCTGGGCCAACCCGAGAAGCGATCGATCCGGTACGTTACATTTCTAACCATAGCTCAGGAAAAATGGGCTTTTCTCTAGCACAAGCAGCACAACAAGCAGGTGCCAACGTCACCTTAATTGCCGGTCCTGTACACCTTAATACACCACAAAGCGTTAAGCGTATTGATGTTGAAAGTGCTGAGCAAATGCACAAGCAAGCATTAACTTACGCCAACGAAGCAACCGTTTTTATTTCCTGTGCAGCAGTTGCTGATTACCGCGTCGCCCAGATTGCCGATCATAAAATTAAAAAGACTGACGACAATCAAGAAATGCAAATTAAGCTGGTTAAAAATCCAGATATTGTTGCCGATGTCGCACAATTGACTAACAAGCCCTACACAGTTGGCTTTGCAGCTGAAACGCAAAACATCGAGCAATACGCCTTAGACAAGCTCAAACGTAAAAATTTAGATTTAATTGCTGCAAATAATGTTGCCACCTCAGGACAGGGTTTTAACAGTGATAACAATGCATTAACTGTCTATTCCACCAATAATAAGTTCGATATTGATCTCGCAGATAAAAGCTTAGTGGCACAGCAATTAGTAGCACTTATCGCCGAACAACTAGATTGA
- the radC gene encoding RadC family protein produces the protein MLKDWPDAEKPREKLLAMGAMSLSDAELLAIFLRTGVKGCDVVELARRLLNNFGTIAGIYNASEQEFCQISGIGIAKYVQLQACLEMTKRYLQEQLVNGEGLTSSVDSQNYLIGQLKNETNEVFALLFLDSQHQVLRFEKLFYGTLNASTVYPRVVVEKALHFKAGAVILAHNHPSGVAEASMADKQLTQRLQQALALIDVKVLDHMIIAGHQCYSFAEHGLI, from the coding sequence ATGTTAAAAGATTGGCCGGATGCAGAGAAACCGCGAGAAAAATTGTTAGCTATGGGGGCAATGAGTTTGTCTGATGCCGAGTTACTGGCAATATTTCTAAGGACAGGTGTCAAAGGGTGTGATGTGGTTGAGTTAGCGCGGCGACTCTTAAATAACTTTGGTACCATTGCCGGTATCTATAATGCCAGTGAACAGGAGTTTTGCCAGATTTCAGGGATAGGGATTGCTAAATACGTACAGCTACAAGCGTGTTTGGAAATGACCAAGCGTTATTTGCAGGAACAACTGGTTAATGGTGAAGGTTTAACTTCGTCTGTCGATAGCCAGAACTATTTAATCGGGCAATTAAAAAATGAAACTAATGAAGTATTTGCGCTATTGTTTTTGGATAGCCAACATCAGGTACTACGTTTTGAAAAGTTATTTTATGGTACCTTGAACGCGTCAACGGTTTATCCGAGAGTAGTGGTTGAAAAAGCACTACACTTTAAAGCAGGAGCTGTTATTTTGGCACATAATCATCCGTCTGGTGTTGCTGAAGCCAGTATGGCTGACAAGCAGCTTACTCAAAGGTTGCAACAGGCGTTGGCCTTGATTGATGTTAAGGTGTTAGACCATATGATTATTGCGGGTCATCAATGTTATTCGTTTGCTGAGCATGGACTCATTTAA